From a single Collibacillus ludicampi genomic region:
- the glmM gene encoding phosphoglucosamine mutase, with protein sequence MGRYFGTDGVRGVANTELTPELAYRLGRAGAYVLTRSQKHARIVVGKDTRISGDLLESALIAGMLSVGAIAIRVGVVSTPGVAYLTRALEADAGVMISASHNPVADNGIKFFGGDGFKLLDSVEEEIEKLLDAEVDTLPRPTGKDVGRIEERIDAVKLYTDYLGKTVKNRFNGLKIVLDCANGAASAIAPQVFCNLGAEVISIHAEPNGVNINVKCGSTHPEIVREAVLANRADLGLSFDGDADRLIAVDEQGHIVDGDYIMLILAKALKEAGKLTANTLVATVMSNFGFVKAAKELGIDLVRTAVGDRYVMEAMINGGYVIGGEQSGHIILLDHNTTGDGLLTAVQLASIMVEKKQPLSKLREIMRSYPQVLVNVRVASKEGWEQKPAIRQVIADVEAKLGNDGRVLVRPSGTEPLIRVMAEGSDEELVRSYVEQIAEVVRREQGAS encoded by the coding sequence GTGGGACGTTATTTTGGAACAGATGGTGTTCGCGGCGTTGCGAACACGGAACTGACTCCTGAATTAGCTTATCGTTTAGGACGCGCAGGGGCCTATGTGTTGACCCGTTCGCAGAAACATGCGCGCATTGTGGTAGGAAAAGATACACGCATCTCGGGGGATCTGCTCGAGTCTGCACTGATTGCGGGCATGCTGTCCGTGGGAGCGATTGCGATCCGGGTAGGTGTGGTCTCTACACCGGGAGTCGCTTATCTCACCCGTGCATTGGAGGCGGATGCGGGTGTGATGATTTCCGCTTCGCACAATCCAGTCGCCGATAACGGGATCAAGTTTTTCGGTGGCGACGGGTTCAAGCTGCTTGATTCTGTAGAAGAAGAGATCGAGAAGCTGCTGGATGCGGAAGTCGATACCCTTCCCCGTCCGACTGGGAAAGATGTGGGGCGGATCGAGGAACGCATCGACGCGGTGAAACTGTATACCGATTACTTAGGAAAGACTGTCAAAAACCGGTTTAACGGTTTGAAAATCGTCTTGGACTGCGCAAATGGAGCGGCTTCAGCGATCGCTCCACAAGTGTTCTGCAACCTTGGTGCAGAAGTGATCTCCATTCATGCGGAACCGAACGGGGTGAACATCAATGTCAAGTGTGGTTCGACTCATCCTGAAATCGTGCGTGAAGCTGTTCTAGCCAACAGGGCAGATCTGGGGCTTTCATTCGACGGGGATGCCGATCGGCTGATCGCGGTTGATGAGCAAGGTCATATCGTCGATGGTGACTATATCATGCTGATCTTGGCGAAAGCGTTGAAGGAAGCGGGCAAACTGACAGCAAACACGCTTGTGGCAACGGTGATGAGCAATTTCGGTTTTGTAAAGGCTGCGAAAGAACTGGGAATCGATCTGGTTCGCACGGCTGTCGGGGATCGCTATGTAATGGAAGCCATGATCAACGGGGGCTATGTCATCGGCGGAGAGCAATCCGGGCATATCATTTTACTCGATCACAATACGACAGGGGACGGTTTGTTGACAGCCGTTCAATTGGCATCGATCATGGTCGAGAAGAAACAACCGCTCTCGAAACTGCGCGAGATCATGCGTTCCTATCCCCAGGTGCTCGTTAACGTGCGGGTGGCTTCCAAAGAAGGCTGGGAGCAGAAACCGGCGATCCGGCAGGTCATCGCAGACGTGGAGGCGAAGCTCGGCAACGATGGCCGCGTACTGGTTCGTCCGTCGGGTACGGAGCCGTTGATTCGCGTGATGGCAGAAGGTTCGGATGAAGAATTGGTGCGCTCCTACGTAGAACAGATCGCGGAAGTCGTCCGCAGGGAACAAGGAGCGAGCTGA
- the glmS gene encoding glutamine--fructose-6-phosphate transaminase (isomerizing), with the protein MCGIVGYIGFRPAQDVLIKGLSKLEYRGYDSAGIAVFDNGDLHVEKSVGRLAVLEEQIDGTIPGFLGIGHTRWATHGRPSDDNAHPHTDCSGRFVVVHNGIIENYLKLREELIAKGHTFQSETDTEVVAHLIEELYDGDLFNTTIRLLEKIEGAYALGIIARDEPDKLIAVRKASPLVIGIGEGENFIASDIPAILEYTRETYILDDGEMAVLTRGQVDVYDFAGNKIDKDIFHVTWDTVAAEKGGYEHFMIKEIHEQPKAIKDTLTSRISEDGQRVVLNEVSLTKEQMKEIDRIHIIACGTSWHAGIVGKAAIEQLTRVPVDVEIASEYRYSDPIITDKTLVIVISQSGETADTLAAMREAKRLGCARVLAITNVVGSTIAREADDVIITWAGPEISVASTKAYSTQLIALYLFACYFAQERETEGAKEVPEILNALKNLPAQAEKVLQTAPAIEAFARAYADKEDAFFIGRGLDYAVSLEGALKLKEISYIHAEAYAAGELKHGTLALIIEGVPVIALATQDHLYEKMISNIVEVKARGAYVLALAWQGDQEIGKTVDQVITIPRTLPFLAPVLAVIPLQLLAYYASVARGNDVDKPRNLAKSVTVE; encoded by the coding sequence GTGTGTGGAATTGTTGGATATATCGGCTTTCGTCCAGCTCAGGACGTTTTGATCAAAGGGCTTAGCAAATTGGAGTATCGGGGATACGATTCGGCAGGTATTGCCGTTTTTGACAATGGTGACCTGCATGTGGAAAAATCAGTAGGCCGTTTGGCTGTATTGGAAGAACAAATTGATGGAACGATTCCTGGATTTCTGGGAATCGGCCATACACGCTGGGCAACCCATGGACGTCCTTCCGATGATAATGCACACCCACATACCGATTGCAGCGGAAGATTTGTCGTCGTGCATAACGGTATCATTGAAAACTATCTCAAGTTGCGGGAAGAATTGATCGCCAAAGGGCACACGTTCCAGTCGGAAACTGATACGGAAGTGGTCGCTCATTTGATCGAAGAACTGTATGACGGCGATCTCTTCAATACGACGATCCGTTTATTGGAGAAGATCGAAGGTGCTTACGCGCTCGGCATCATCGCAAGAGATGAACCGGATAAGCTCATCGCCGTGCGCAAAGCATCCCCACTCGTGATCGGTATCGGCGAAGGGGAGAATTTTATCGCTTCCGATATTCCTGCCATACTGGAATATACCCGCGAGACCTATATTCTCGATGACGGGGAAATGGCTGTGCTCACACGCGGCCAAGTGGACGTATACGATTTTGCCGGCAACAAGATTGACAAAGATATTTTCCATGTGACATGGGATACGGTAGCGGCAGAGAAGGGCGGCTATGAGCACTTCATGATCAAAGAGATTCATGAACAGCCGAAAGCGATTAAAGATACGTTAACTTCCCGGATCTCGGAAGACGGACAGCGGGTCGTCTTGAATGAAGTGTCACTCACAAAGGAACAGATGAAGGAGATCGACCGCATACACATCATTGCATGCGGCACCTCTTGGCATGCGGGTATCGTAGGGAAAGCGGCGATCGAACAATTGACTCGTGTCCCTGTCGATGTGGAAATCGCCTCTGAATACCGTTACAGCGACCCGATCATCACCGATAAAACACTCGTGATCGTGATTTCCCAATCGGGCGAAACTGCCGACACATTGGCAGCCATGCGCGAGGCGAAGCGTCTTGGATGTGCGCGCGTGCTCGCCATCACGAACGTGGTGGGTTCCACGATCGCCCGTGAAGCGGATGATGTGATCATCACTTGGGCAGGCCCGGAAATTTCGGTGGCTTCCACAAAGGCATACTCGACACAATTGATCGCTCTTTACCTGTTCGCATGCTACTTTGCACAGGAACGCGAAACCGAAGGGGCGAAGGAAGTACCGGAGATCCTGAATGCACTCAAGAACCTGCCCGCTCAGGCGGAAAAAGTCCTTCAGACCGCACCGGCGATCGAAGCGTTCGCTCGCGCATATGCCGACAAAGAAGATGCGTTCTTCATCGGCCGCGGTCTTGACTATGCCGTGTCGCTGGAAGGAGCGCTCAAACTCAAAGAGATCTCCTATATCCATGCGGAAGCGTATGCGGCTGGCGAGCTGAAGCACGGCACCTTGGCTTTGATCATCGAAGGTGTTCCCGTCATCGCCCTCGCCACACAAGATCATCTGTACGAGAAAATGATCTCCAATATCGTCGAAGTCAAAGCGCGCGGCGCTTACGTTCTCGCCCTCGCATGGCAAGGCGATCAAGAGATTGGCAAAACGGTCGACCAGGTGATCACCATCCCGCGCACCTTGCCGTTCCTGGCTCCCGTGCTTGCCGTGATTCCGTTGCAGTTGCTGGCCTACTATGCATCAGTAGCACGCGGCAACGACGTCGACAAGCCGCGGAATTTGGCAAAGAGCGTGACGGTGGAGTAA